TGAACTGGAGCGATTCAGCCCGGAACTTGCGGCGCGGGAACGCTGGCTGGTGTTAAATAAGATGGATCTGGTCCCGGAGGACGAACGCGGGCAGCGACGGGAGCAGTTGGTGCGCGCCCTGAACTGGGACGGGCCGGTGTATGAAATCTCCGCCATCAAGGGGGAGGGCTGCCGCGAATTGACCGGGGACCTGATGACCCGACTGGAAACCATGAAAGAAACCGGAGAAACCGATGTCATCCGCATCCGCGACTGATCCCCGCGCCGGATTGCTTGCGGCAAGGCGCTGTGTGATCAAGGTCGGCAGCGCCCTGTTGGCGGGCGGCGCCGGTCTGGACCAGGACACCGTTGCCGCCCTGGGCTCGCAGATCGCCACCCTGCGGCAGCGTGGCGTGGAGGTGGTGCTCGTCACCTCGGGCTCGGTGGCCGCGGGCATGCACCGGCTGGGCATCCGGCAACGGCCCCATGCACTGCACGAATTGCAGGCCATGGCGGCGGTGGGTCAGATGGGGCTGGTTCAGGCCTACGAGAGCGCATTCCAGAAACACGGACTGCACACCGCCCAGGTGCTGCTCACCCACGACGATCTCGCCGATCGCGAACGCTATCTGAACGCGCGCAGTACCCTGCGCACGCTGCTGGGTCATGGCGTGATTCCCGTGATCAACGAGAATGATACCGTCGCCGTGGAGGAGATCCGCTTTGGCGACAATGACACCCTGGCCGCGCTGGTCGTGAACCTGCTGGAGGCCGAACTGTTGATCATACTCACCGATCAGGCCGGGCTGTACGAGCAGGACCCCCGCGCACATCCCGACGCAAAACTCGTGAGCGATGGCTCCGCCGGGGACCCGGCCCTGGCACGCATGGCCGGGGGCTCCGGTGCCCTGGGCCGCGGCGGCATGCAGACCAAGCTGGAAGCCGCGCGCAAGGCGGCCCGCTCGGGTGCGTCCACCATCATCTGTTCCGGGCGCGAGCCAGAAGTGCTCTCGCGCCTGTTCCAGGGGGAGGTTCTGGGTACGTGTCTGCGTCCGACGCAGGGCCGCCTGGCCTCGCGCAAGCAATGGCTGGCCGGGCAACTTAAGCCCCGCGGGCGTCTGATACTGGATGCCGGCGCGGTCGAGGTCCTGCGCCGGGACGGCCGCAGCCTTCTGCCCGTAGGGGTGACGGCCGCCGAGGGCCAGTTCCGTCGCGGGGAACTGGTGGCGTGCGTGGATCCCGCTGGCGTCGAGATCGCCCGTGGGCTGGTGAATTATGATCGCGATGACACGGTGCGTATCATCGGTCGGCCCAGTGGCGAGATTGAGTCCGTTCTGGGTTACGTGGATGAACCCGAACTGATCCACAGGGATAATATGGTGCTGCTCTAGGGTGCCGTTCTGGTAGCGGGCACAAAAAAACCGGCCATTGGGCCGGTTTTTCTTGCGTCCTATCCCTTGTTCAGGCGGACAGGGAACGGACGCGGTTGTTCAGGCGGCTCTTGTAGCGGGCAGCGGCATTCTTGTGCAGCAGGCCACTCTTGGCGCTGCGGTCGATCAGAGACACCGCTTCGCGGTAGGCGCTGGTCGCGGCCTCGCGGTCCTCGGCGGCCACGGCCTTGAGGACCTTTTTCATGTGGGTGCGCATCATGGAGCGGCGGCCAGCATTGTGCTGACGGCGGGTCTCGCTCTGACGGGCGCGTTTTCTGGCTTGTGCCGAATTTGCCACGGTTGACTCCTGATTTCCTGTCTTGCCCTGCCTAAGGGCGCGCAACTATGCGTTTTTTATCGTCCTTTGTCAATTCCCGCCGGGGCCGTCAGTGCATCCCCGGGGCGATTCGCTTATGATCGGACGCGATTTTCTGGCGGGAGAGAGGTGTTGTCCCACAAGTTGTTGCAGTCTACCGCCGTTACGGCCGGCAATACCCTGTTGTCCCGCATCGCGGGCCTGGTCCGGGACATCCTGCTGGCCTCACTCATGGGAGCCAGCACCAATGTGTCCGCGGATGCCTTCTACATGGCCTTCCGCATCCCCAATTTCTTCCGCCGCATCTTCGGCGAGGGGGCCTTTTCCCAGGCCTTCGTCCCGGTGTACACCGAGTACCACAGCCAGCGCAGCGAGCAGGAGCTGCGCCAGTTCACGGCGCAGATGCTCGGGGTCTTCGGAGGCCTGCTGCTGCTGATCACGATCGCCGGAGTATTGGGCGCGCCCTGGCTGGTGCGGGTGATCGCTTACGGGTACACCTCGGATCCGGAGAAATTCGCCCTTACCGTGACCATCCTGCGGATCACGTTTCCTTATTTGATGTTCATTTCCCTCGTCGCGATGGCGGCAGGCATCCTGAATTCCCATCGCCGGTTTGCCGCCGCCGCATTTACCCCGGTGCTGCTCAACCTGTGCCTCATCGCCGCGGCCCTGTGGCTGGCGCCGCGTATGGGGCAGCCGGCCCTGGCGCTGGGCTGGGGCGTGCTGGTCGCGGGCGTGATCCAGTTGTTGTTCCAGTTCCCGTTTCTCCTGCGTCTGCGCATGCTGGTGTGGCCCAGCTTCCGGGGCGGGGTGGGCGTGGTGCGGGTATTCCGGCAAATGGGCCCGGCGATTTTCGGGAGTTCGGTGTCCCAGATCAATATCGTGGTTAATTCCATCCTCGCCTCGTTCCTGGTCACGGGCAGCGTGACCTGGCTGTATTACTCGGACCGGCTGGTGCAACTGCCCTTCGGCGTTTTTGGAATCGCCCTGGCCACGGTCATCCTG
Above is a window of Acidiferrobacteraceae bacterium DNA encoding:
- the rpsT gene encoding 30S ribosomal protein S20 → MANSAQARKRARQSETRRQHNAGRRSMMRTHMKKVLKAVAAEDREAATSAYREAVSLIDRSAKSGLLHKNAAARYKSRLNNRVRSLSA
- the proB gene encoding glutamate 5-kinase is translated as MSSASATDPRAGLLAARRCVIKVGSALLAGGAGLDQDTVAALGSQIATLRQRGVEVVLVTSGSVAAGMHRLGIRQRPHALHELQAMAAVGQMGLVQAYESAFQKHGLHTAQVLLTHDDLADRERYLNARSTLRTLLGHGVIPVINENDTVAVEEIRFGDNDTLAALVVNLLEAELLIILTDQAGLYEQDPRAHPDAKLVSDGSAGDPALARMAGGSGALGRGGMQTKLEAARKAARSGASTIICSGREPEVLSRLFQGEVLGTCLRPTQGRLASRKQWLAGQLKPRGRLILDAGAVEVLRRDGRSLLPVGVTAAEGQFRRGELVACVDPAGVEIARGLVNYDRDDTVRIIGRPSGEIESVLGYVDEPELIHRDNMVLL
- the murJ gene encoding murein biosynthesis integral membrane protein MurJ encodes the protein MSHKLLQSTAVTAGNTLLSRIAGLVRDILLASLMGASTNVSADAFYMAFRIPNFFRRIFGEGAFSQAFVPVYTEYHSQRSEQELRQFTAQMLGVFGGLLLLITIAGVLGAPWLVRVIAYGYTSDPEKFALTVTILRITFPYLMFISLVAMAAGILNSHRRFAAAAFTPVLLNLCLIAAALWLAPRMGQPALALGWGVLVAGVIQLLFQFPFLLRLRMLVWPSFRGGVGVVRVFRQMGPAIFGSSVSQINIVVNSILASFLVTGSVTWLYYSDRLVQLPFGVFGIALATVILPGLSQEHAEKSEKNFSDMLDWALRWVALIMVPATVGLAVLAEPIVATLFQHGNFNATDVVMTGRAVIAFAIGLVGLVLVKVLAPGFYARHDTATPARVAAAAFLANIVLSIGLVFPLKHVGLALAISLSAYLNAVALFVILRRRNIYRPGPGWAAVIARIVVASAIMGVVLSYGKGEVAAWLNAALWDRVFRLTLWIGIGIGVYFVSVLILGMRPAHLRWQEVQRS